CGGAAGGACCTAATATACAGGATATTGTTCCTTCGGAAAATTCCATGCAGAAATCCTTGTATATGGTTTTGCCGCTATAGCTCTTGTTAATATTTAGAAACTTCAGGCTCATTTTTTTCAGTTAAAAATGTCTCTTTTCTATTTCCAGGTAATTAATTTTTTCTCTTCCCACCGTATAAGCAGCTCAAACAGAGAGCTTATCAGCACCGCTATTAATGTCCATGCAATTAATATATCTACGTTTAAAAAAGTCTGGGCGCCTTGCATCATGGTTCCTATGCCGTACTTTGGCTGGGCCAGAACTTCACCAACAATTATAGCTCTCCATCCTATTCCTACTGCGCTGGATATTCCGCTTATGATGAATGGCATAATGGACGGAATATATACCTCCGATGTGATTCTCCGCTTGCCCGCACCGTAAAACTTGGCCATCTCTATCAGGCTGGAATCCACGCTATTAAAGCCGTCAGTTACATTTATGTAAATAAGCGGAAACATTGTAAGGAAAGCAATGAATACAGGTACGGAATCCGGAGTGAGCCAAATAAGAGCAAGCAAAATTATTGCAACTACAGGCGTAGCTCTGAATGTTACAACTATTGGTTTCATAAATGCTGCCAATCCGGAATATATCCCCGCAAGAATTCCTATTCCGATTCCCAGAATTGCCGCAATAATGAAACCTATTAATCCGCGTAAAATAGTGGTTCCCACTATTTTAAGAAATTCCGCCGTACATATCAGCTTGACAGTTGAGACTATTGTATCCTCCGGACTTGGCAAAATGAAGTTGGAATGAAAGTGCATGGAAAGAAGTTTCCACACAACCAGCATTACAGCTATTGAGATAACCTCTATGTATATATATTTTCTTTTAGCCAATTTCATTCTCTATGTCCCGCTATACTTCTTTATGCTTCACTATACCTCTTATGCTGCATTTGACTTTATTTCAGCTGTTTATCTGCACTCATATAAAACTTTTCATCCGGGATTTTGCCGCCCGTAATGTCAGGATTCATATTGTAAAATATTTTGAGATAGTCGTTTACTTCTTTCCGTACCTCAGATGCTTTGACAAATTTCAGGTTGCATCTTGGTATTGCAACTCTTGCAACTGTACTGTCTGCAAGTATCCCATATTTTGCAGTCAGAAAAGCGGCGCTGTCTGGATTATTATTTACCCAATCTGTTGATTTAGAGTAAATTCTCAATATTTTTCCGGTAAGCTCCGGATGATTTTTCATAAATTTTCCGTTACCTACAAAAGCTGTCTCGGCAATAGGGGTGCCGCAGGCTTTTTTCCACTCTGCGTTAAGGTCCAAAAGAGCATGAAGAGATTTATTTTTTGATAGAACCATGCTCACAAACGGCTCTGTAAGTACCCCAATATCAACACGTCCTGCTGCCATAGCACTTGTGAGAGCAGTATGTGTTGGAAAGCTGTAATCCAGCTTCACGTCTTTGTCAGGGTCCAGTCCGTTTTGCTTAAGCAGGTATCTGAAAAGAACGTCCGGCGTCATACCCTTTGCCATAAGATGAATTCTGCGCCCTCTTAAATTGCTCCAGTTTTTTATGGTAGAATCTTTGCCGCATAAGTAAAAAGTTCCCCAGATAGGGACCGCTGCAAGCCTGTAATCCAGACCTTTATTGTAAAGCACCGCCGCGGTTGTCATTGGCAAAATTGCAAAATCCGCCGTGCCGTCAATCATCATTTTGCGCACTTGCAGTGGCTCGTTCAAGATTACTATGGTAATTCCTTTTTTTACTCCGTTTTCTGAGTATAACCTGTCGTGATATTTAATACTGTCAATCATTTTTATCATCCCAAGAGCGGAAGGCCCTTTAAGTGTGGCAATTGTACAATAGTCTGAACTCTCTCTATTTCCGGCAGATTTCCCGCCGCAGCCAATAAGCAATGGAAGGCACGTAATAAATATTAAGGTGCATAAGTACTTTTTCATAATCCCGACAGATTCTGAAGTGTAAAATTATAAATTTTAAATGACTTGTTTGTAAATCCTCCAAACATTAATAAATTTGCAGAAAATATTTGACCGTTTTGTACTGAGGAACTCGCAAGCGAGTCCGAGGCCCGGCGGGAATCAAAAAAATCTAACCCGGAGGAAATTCTGATGGAAAAGAGAGTAGGCACAGTAATAATACAAGTAGAAAAGAAAGATAACGTTCAGAAAATGAACGATGTTATCTCTATGCATTCTGACATTATCATAGGACGTCAGGGATTGCCGCGCAGTAATAACTTTAATATTATCTCTTTGATTTTGGAAGGCACAACGGATGAGATTGGTTCTCTTACCGGACAGCTTGGCCGCCTGGATGGGATTCAGGTAAAATCGGCACTTCTAAAAAATAAAGATGATGAAGAAATATAGAGTTATTATTCCGGCGCTGATTGCAGTATTGTTTGTATCTGTAGCCGTGTCCGGAAAATCAAAAACAAATCAGAAAGTTAAAAAGACAACGGTTTCGTCGGTAGTTAAAGACACAACGGCTTCAGAGAAGGCGGAGAAACTTGGGGAAGTAGTTGTATCCAGCATGCGTGTAAACAGAAAACTTATGGAAGTACCTGCTTCTATGAGTATTTCAGGCGCTTTGGATTACAAAAAAAATTCCGCCTTTACTGTTGCCAATGTTTTGAATTCTGAGCCGGGCATTGCTTTTGGCGGTGACGGCGTTTGGTCAACCAATGTTGTTGTCCGCGGACTTGGCGAGAGCCGCCTTGTCACTTTAATTGACGGCGACAGAGTTGAGACAGCGTCTGATTTGACAGCATCGCTGAGTATGATAGATGTAAATAATATTGAGCGCGTAGAGGTTATAAAAGGCGCTCAATCATCACTTTACGGCAGCGGCGCTCTTGGCGGAATTATTAACGTGATTACAAAACAGGGAGACTTTGCTCCTCGCTTTAATGTGGGCGGCGGCGTTACTCCTTCTTATTCAACTGTTAACAAGTACTTCTCAAACAATGTGTTTTTAAACTTTGGAGATAAGAAGTGGTACTTGAGGGTAAGTGATTCCTATGGCAAGGCACATAATATTAAGACTCCCGACGGGAAAATTAATAATAGCGGTTTTAAGACGAATGATTTCTCTGCAAGCGCAGGCTTCAGACCATTTGCAAATCAGGTACTTAAGGTGCAATATCAGCGTAATTGGTCTAAAGATGTTGGAATACCGGGAGGTTCTGCTTTCCCCGGACCTGCAACTGCTTCTTATAAGAAAATAGGGAGGGCTCTTTTAGATGTCAGCTATGAATTCACAAATCTTACGGATGTCTTTAAATCTTTGAAATTCAAATATTACAATCAATATATCATCCGCAATGTAGAGATGACTCCAAATACTTCTACAACTGTAAAGATGCCAAACGGGATGAGTCAGGTAACAACGCCTAATCTTTTAACTCCTCATGCAACCCATAAAACTAATGGCGGGGAAATTGTAGGAACTTGGAAGTTCTCTGATAATCAGACTCTTGTAGCTGGAGTGGATTTATGGAGGAGAAATATAAAGAGCAGCAGAGTCAAATACGTGACTGTTAATGTTCTTAAACCTAATGGCGATACTTTAAAGACTAATCATGTAGAGAGGGGAGAGACTCCGCTTCCAACTGCCTCATTTACAAGCGCGGGCGCTTTTGCTCAGGATGAAATGCATTTTCTGAACAATAGACTTACAGTTACGGCCGGAGCAAGATTGGATGAAGTTTGGATTAAGAATGATAAATGCTATGATGTTGATTATATAATTTTGAATGGGGTTCGTACTGACAATCCTGCTACTCAAAGAGTTACATTTGACAAGAATAGTACTCACAATACTTCATGGAGTGCAAATCTTGGTGCCATTTACAAGCTGACTGATAATGTAGACGCTGTCTTTAATGCAGCCCGTTCATTCAGAGTTGCCTCATTGGAAGAGCGTTACAAATATATTGACCTTGGAAATTATGTAAGATTGGGCAATCCTAATTTAAAATCTGAAAACGGATACTCTTTTGATCTTGGTCTAAGAGTTTGGGGTTCAAAGGTTAATGTTGAGGCTTCTGTATTTATGAACAGAGTTAATAATCTTATTGTAGAAGAGAAGGGTTCTTTCATTTACACATTGGCAACAACAGGCAAGCAGGATACAATTCCGGCAATGGTGAACGCTAATGTTGATAGAGCTTTGTTGTACGGCTTTGATTTTAAGGCAGATTACAATGTAATTGATAATCTTGTTTTGTCTGCGGCAGTCTCTTATGTAAGAGGAAAGGATACCAGGGCAAATACAAGTCTGCCTCAAATCCCGCCGTTCAATGCAAGACTTGGCGCACGCTATACATTTACAAAATTAGGTTCCGCAGAACTTGCATGGACACTTGCAGCAAAGCAGAGCAAGATAGCGGCCGGCGAGACTGAGACTGCGGGATACGGCAGATTAGATTTTGCAGTTAATACCGTAAACTTCAGAATATTGCATGGTCTGTGGCTGCAGGTATTTGCAGGTATTGACAACTTGACAAACAATACCTATACAAATCACCTTTCAACTAACAGAGGTAGCATAAGCGTAGAACCGGGCCGTAACTTTTATGCCCGCGCTTGCTTTACGTTCTAGAATTAGCGGCAGGGCAAAATACCCTGTCCAGCCAAGCGACACGGGGACTGAAATATCTAACCATATAACCAACATAAAACATGGAGAATAGAGTCCCCAGACCTATCATCTCCCAATGCCAAGTTCCAAAGTAGGCAAAACAAAAAACAACTCCTATTAGAACTAACCCCGTGTCGCTAAATATTTTAACTTTTCCAAAATCTGAATGCAGCGCCTTTGAGATAGCAAGAGGGAATCCCTCTCCTGCCATCATAAGGACATCGCAACGTACTTCTATGCTAATGCCATAAGCCAGCAAACCTCCGCCAATGCACAACTGAACAAATCTCAGCAGGTAGCCGGTTGTGGTGCTGTCAAATTGAAATGGCTGGGTCAGCCACATTGTTAAATCTGTGTAAAATCCAAACAGCAAGCTGATTACAATTTGCAGCAGCTGGATAGGCTGAAAGTCTTTTCTCAGCAGCGCAATTTGAGAGAGGATGAATAATATGTGCATGCATATTACATACTGTCCCATTGACATCTTTGTACCGGGGGAAAGACTTAACACGTATGGCGGGCAAGAGATAGGCGATGAACCCAGGTTTGCCCTGATAGCCAAAGAAGTGCCAAATGCTATTATAAATAGGGAGAACATAAAAACTACATATCTGCGCAGCAATTCTCTTTTACTTCTTGTTTGCTTCTCCATTAACTTTATCTATCCTGAAATCGGCGGCAAAAGTAGCATATTTATAGCGTAATGCATATATTTGTATCATTAATTGTTTTTATAATTATTATTGATTTTTACAATGGAATTAACGCAGCTGAAATACTTTGTCAAATTGGCGGAAGAACTGAATTTTACAGAGGCCGCAAAGCAATTGTTTATTACGCAGAGTACGCTGTCGCTGAGCATAAAAAGGCTTGAAGATGAGTGCGGTACGCCGCTGTTTGACAGGATTGGCAAGTGTACTTATCTTACAGATGCGGGACGTGTGTTTGCAGACTTTGCAAAGCGTGCAATTAAGGAGACTGAATCCGGAGTGATGTGCATGAATGAGATGAGCGGGATTTATACGGGGAAATTGCACATTGGAGTTACATATAGCTTGCATGATATTTTAAATGATTGCATTCTGCAATTTGTGGAGAAATATCCCGATGCGGGATTGAGCATAATAGAATCTAACTCCGTTAAAGACTTGGAACAGATGGTTTTAAGAGGAGAAATTGATTTTGCGCTAACTTATGCCACCGCTAAGATGTCAAATTTAATTGAGTGCACGCCTTTGTTTGAAACTCCGCTTTGCGTCATTGCCCAAAAGAAACATCCGATTGTTTCCCTAAAAAAAATACCACTATCTGAACTTGGAAAATTTCCGTTTGTACTTTTTCCCTATGGAATTAATACCAGAATGGAGATAGAAAAA
The window above is part of the Bacteroidales bacterium genome. Proteins encoded here:
- a CDS encoding TonB-dependent receptor, translating into MMKKYRVIIPALIAVLFVSVAVSGKSKTNQKVKKTTVSSVVKDTTASEKAEKLGEVVVSSMRVNRKLMEVPASMSISGALDYKKNSAFTVANVLNSEPGIAFGGDGVWSTNVVVRGLGESRLVTLIDGDRVETASDLTASLSMIDVNNIERVEVIKGAQSSLYGSGALGGIINVITKQGDFAPRFNVGGGVTPSYSTVNKYFSNNVFLNFGDKKWYLRVSDSYGKAHNIKTPDGKINNSGFKTNDFSASAGFRPFANQVLKVQYQRNWSKDVGIPGGSAFPGPATASYKKIGRALLDVSYEFTNLTDVFKSLKFKYYNQYIIRNVEMTPNTSTTVKMPNGMSQVTTPNLLTPHATHKTNGGEIVGTWKFSDNQTLVAGVDLWRRNIKSSRVKYVTVNVLKPNGDTLKTNHVERGETPLPTASFTSAGAFAQDEMHFLNNRLTVTAGARLDEVWIKNDKCYDVDYIILNGVRTDNPATQRVTFDKNSTHNTSWSANLGAIYKLTDNVDAVFNAARSFRVASLEERYKYIDLGNYVRLGNPNLKSENGYSFDLGLRVWGSKVNVEASVFMNRVNNLIVEEKGSFIYTLATTGKQDTIPAMVNANVDRALLYGFDFKADYNVIDNLVLSAAVSYVRGKDTRANTSLPQIPPFNARLGARYTFTKLGSAELAWTLAAKQSKIAAGETETAGYGRLDFAVNTVNFRILHGLWLQVFAGIDNLTNNTYTNHLSTNRGSISVEPGRNFYARACFTF
- a CDS encoding ABC transporter permease, producing MKLAKRKYIYIEVISIAVMLVVWKLLSMHFHSNFILPSPEDTIVSTVKLICTAEFLKIVGTTILRGLIGFIIAAILGIGIGILAGIYSGLAAFMKPIVVTFRATPVVAIILLALIWLTPDSVPVFIAFLTMFPLIYINVTDGFNSVDSSLIEMAKFYGAGKRRITSEVYIPSIMPFIISGISSAVGIGWRAIIVGEVLAQPKYGIGTMMQGAQTFLNVDILIAWTLIAVLISSLFELLIRWEEKKLITWK
- a CDS encoding ABC transporter substrate-binding protein, with product MKKYLCTLIFITCLPLLIGCGGKSAGNRESSDYCTIATLKGPSALGMIKMIDSIKYHDRLYSENGVKKGITIVILNEPLQVRKMMIDGTADFAILPMTTAAVLYNKGLDYRLAAVPIWGTFYLCGKDSTIKNWSNLRGRRIHLMAKGMTPDVLFRYLLKQNGLDPDKDVKLDYSFPTHTALTSAMAAGRVDIGVLTEPFVSMVLSKNKSLHALLDLNAEWKKACGTPIAETAFVGNGKFMKNHPELTGKILRIYSKSTDWVNNNPDSAAFLTAKYGILADSTVARVAIPRCNLKFVKASEVRKEVNDYLKIFYNMNPDITGGKIPDEKFYMSADKQLK
- a CDS encoding LysR substrate-binding domain-containing protein; its protein translation is MELTQLKYFVKLAEELNFTEAAKQLFITQSTLSLSIKRLEDECGTPLFDRIGKCTYLTDAGRVFADFAKRAIKETESGVMCMNEMSGIYTGKLHIGVTYSLHDILNDCILQFVEKYPDAGLSIIESNSVKDLEQMVLRGEIDFALTYATAKMSNLIECTPLFETPLCVIAQKKHPIVSLKKIPLSELGKFPFVLFPYGINTRMEIEKMFSSNNVPMINPRIEVNDAGLILQMVETGKWLTILSEGVVRRRKNLKAVGISSRTSNKLNGCLIRPKEKYISVVEKYFYKIIKDYWGKR
- a CDS encoding DUF6198 family protein, with amino-acid sequence MEKQTRSKRELLRRYVVFMFSLFIIAFGTSLAIRANLGSSPISCPPYVLSLSPGTKMSMGQYVICMHILFILSQIALLRKDFQPIQLLQIVISLLFGFYTDLTMWLTQPFQFDSTTTGYLLRFVQLCIGGGLLAYGISIEVRCDVLMMAGEGFPLAISKALHSDFGKVKIFSDTGLVLIGVVFCFAYFGTWHWEMIGLGTLFSMFYVGYMVRYFSPRVAWLDRVFCPAANSRT